The Sinorhizobium chiapasense genome contains a region encoding:
- a CDS encoding flavin reductase family protein encodes MSVQPSVRAFDVEATTSHPGNHHVDAEGLKRALRALGGGVSIITAGEGETRTGATVTSATALSIDPPRMIVTLNRSASTLPVVERYGHFCVNVVGHDHETLANQFAGLGGLKGAERYHGAEWIRLESGAPVLENAAAAIDCEVEELIERHSHAIVLGRVVGIRFGNRGSLVYRDGRYFALGG; translated from the coding sequence ATGTCCGTCCAACCTTCTGTGCGCGCATTCGATGTCGAGGCGACCACCAGCCACCCCGGCAATCACCACGTCGATGCCGAGGGCCTGAAGCGTGCTTTGCGCGCCCTTGGCGGTGGAGTCAGCATCATAACGGCCGGGGAGGGCGAGACTCGGACTGGAGCGACGGTCACGTCGGCGACCGCCCTTTCGATCGATCCGCCGCGCATGATCGTCACCCTTAACCGTTCTGCCTCAACATTGCCGGTCGTCGAGCGATATGGCCATTTCTGCGTCAATGTGGTGGGACACGACCACGAAACACTTGCCAACCAGTTCGCCGGTCTCGGCGGGCTGAAGGGGGCGGAACGTTACCACGGCGCTGAATGGATCCGCCTCGAGAGCGGAGCGCCGGTTCTGGAGAATGCGGCGGCGGCCATCGATTGCGAAGTCGAGGAGCTCATCGAACGGCACAGCCATGCGATCGTGCTTGGCCGCGTGGTCGGTATTCGCTTCGGCAATCGTGGTTCATTGGTTTACCGCGATGGGCGGTATTTCGCGCTTGGTGGATAG
- a CDS encoding FAD/NAD(P)-binding protein yields MGKFGSAIVAIIGGGFSGAAVALHLARGLTEGKDVRIVVFEPRERLGAGLAYDTTEPAHRINVPAYRMSLYPDDPESFANYIARSGTRADDPAAYTAEGIPFPRRSVFGDYVAAEIAPLLSSGAIEHRRKRVTDVKRTGEGWMILAEDVEAVVADVVVLAVSHPAPSLPKALRPLLAHPKLVADPTKANALDIVAPTDRILVVGNGLTSADVIAALDERGHHGPVISISRRGLRSRGHPKVAEDPFGDFVSEPIPRASELFRHIRRTLRLAGEQGLTWHPVIDAVRAQGQEIWQALPIVERRRIARLARAHWDVHRFRIAPQVEGVLNRAVECGRLEILAASVLSAAIEGEGTAIELKARGGDAPRRVAVDAVVVTTGPAHTQILRSQPFLAALEEAGVLTACETGLGIACDLHSRAVGAGGNVERSLFIAGPLARGTFGELMGLPQVTEHAVFVAEQIATLLSVKLKGGKNSRYGARGEAAERPFASLLRG; encoded by the coding sequence ATGGGAAAATTCGGATCGGCGATTGTCGCGATCATCGGCGGCGGGTTCAGCGGCGCCGCGGTCGCGCTGCACCTGGCACGCGGTCTCACCGAGGGGAAGGACGTGCGGATCGTCGTCTTCGAACCACGTGAGAGGCTCGGCGCCGGGCTTGCCTACGATACGACCGAGCCGGCCCATCGCATCAATGTGCCGGCCTACAGAATGAGCCTCTATCCGGACGATCCGGAAAGTTTTGCAAACTATATCGCCCGCTCCGGTACGCGCGCCGACGATCCGGCGGCCTACACTGCTGAAGGGATCCCCTTTCCGCGAAGATCCGTCTTCGGCGACTATGTCGCAGCGGAGATCGCGCCCCTGCTCTCAAGCGGGGCGATCGAACACCGGCGCAAGCGGGTCACCGATGTAAAGCGCACCGGTGAAGGATGGATGATCCTCGCTGAGGATGTCGAGGCGGTTGTCGCCGATGTCGTCGTTCTCGCGGTCAGTCATCCGGCGCCGTCGCTGCCCAAGGCCTTGCGACCGCTCCTGGCGCACCCCAAGCTCGTCGCAGATCCGACAAAAGCCAATGCGCTCGACATCGTCGCGCCCACCGACCGGATCCTCGTCGTCGGCAATGGGTTGACGTCGGCGGACGTGATCGCGGCGCTTGATGAACGCGGCCATCATGGACCAGTCATCTCGATTTCGCGGCGCGGCTTGCGCTCCCGCGGTCATCCGAAGGTGGCTGAGGACCCGTTCGGCGACTTCGTCAGCGAGCCGATCCCCCGCGCATCCGAGCTTTTTCGCCATATTCGCCGGACGCTGCGGCTCGCCGGCGAGCAAGGCCTGACCTGGCATCCGGTCATCGACGCCGTGCGGGCGCAGGGACAAGAGATCTGGCAGGCCCTGCCGATCGTCGAGCGCCGGCGCATCGCCCGCTTAGCACGCGCCCATTGGGACGTTCACCGTTTCCGGATAGCGCCACAGGTCGAGGGGGTGCTGAACCGGGCGGTTGAATGCGGCAGGCTCGAAATTCTGGCGGCCTCGGTTCTATCAGCGGCGATTGAGGGCGAGGGGACCGCGATCGAGCTCAAAGCACGAGGCGGCGACGCGCCGCGGCGCGTCGCCGTGGACGCGGTCGTCGTCACCACAGGTCCGGCGCATACTCAGATCCTGAGGTCTCAGCCTTTCCTCGCCGCACTGGAAGAGGCGGGCGTGCTTACCGCTTGTGAAACCGGGCTGGGCATTGCCTGCGATCTCCACTCCCGGGCCGTCGGTGCCGGCGGTAACGTGGAACGAAGCCTGTTCATCGCAGGGCCGCTAGCGCGTGGTACCTTCGGCGAATTGATGGGTCTCCCGCAGGTGACCGAGCATGCCGTTTTCGTGGCTGAGCAAATTGCAACGCTCCTTTCAGTCAAGCTGAAGGGCGGCAAGAACAGCCGGTATGGCGCGCGTGGCGAGGCGGCAGAAAGGCCGTTCGCGTCTCTACTCCGAGGATGA
- a CDS encoding sulfate ABC transporter substrate-binding protein: MRTDRLAGLVRRALLVGALQIGLIGSALADTTILNVSFDSTRKLYREFNAAFAEKWEAETGETVTIDMSHGGSGKQARLVIDGLEADVVTLALEADIDAVAKATGKIPADWKKRLENNSAPYTSTIVFLVRKGNPKAIKDWGDLTKEGIQVITPNPKTSGGARWNFLAAWAWARAANNGDEAKAQEYVAQLFKRVLVLDTGAWGAMTTFVQRGFGDVLLAWENEAYLALEELGPDKFEIVTPSISIKAEPPVALIDGNVDRKGTRKVAEAYLNYLYTDIGQKIVAKHYYRPYKPELANPDDIARFADLKLVTIDEFGGWKEAQAKFFGTGGIFDQIYKPGR, translated from the coding sequence ATGAGAACGGATAGGCTTGCCGGACTCGTGAGACGAGCTCTTTTGGTCGGCGCTCTGCAGATTGGCTTAATCGGCTCCGCTCTCGCCGACACGACGATCCTGAACGTGTCCTTTGATTCGACGCGTAAGCTCTACAGGGAATTCAATGCCGCCTTCGCCGAGAAGTGGGAGGCGGAGACGGGCGAGACGGTGACGATCGATATGTCACACGGCGGTTCCGGTAAGCAAGCGCGGTTGGTGATCGACGGCCTCGAAGCCGATGTGGTGACGCTGGCGCTCGAAGCCGATATCGACGCCGTTGCTAAGGCGACCGGCAAGATCCCGGCCGACTGGAAGAAGCGGCTCGAAAACAACAGCGCCCCTTATACCTCGACGATCGTCTTTCTGGTCCGCAAGGGCAATCCGAAAGCCATCAAGGATTGGGGTGACCTGACGAAGGAAGGCATCCAGGTCATCACGCCGAATCCGAAGACCTCGGGCGGCGCCCGCTGGAACTTCCTCGCGGCTTGGGCCTGGGCACGTGCTGCCAACAACGGCGACGAGGCCAAGGCGCAGGAATATGTGGCGCAACTGTTCAAGCGCGTTCTCGTTCTCGACACCGGCGCGTGGGGAGCGATGACCACCTTCGTCCAGCGCGGTTTTGGCGACGTGCTGCTCGCCTGGGAGAATGAAGCCTATCTCGCGCTCGAGGAACTCGGCCCAGACAAATTCGAGATCGTCACGCCGTCGATTTCGATCAAGGCCGAACCGCCGGTGGCGCTCATCGATGGCAATGTCGATAGAAAGGGCACCCGAAAGGTGGCGGAAGCCTACCTAAACTATCTCTACACCGATATCGGGCAGAAGATCGTCGCCAAACATTACTACCGACCCTACAAGCCAGAACTTGCCAATCCCGATGACATTGCCCGCTTCGCCGATCTCAAGCTGGTCACGATTGACGAATTCGGCGGTTGGAAGGAAGCTCAGGCGAAATTCTTCGGCACTGGCGGGATCTTCGACCAGATCTACAAGCCGGGTCGATAG
- the ssuD gene encoding FMNH2-dependent alkanesulfonate monooxygenase yields the protein MPTTDNPLDFLWFIPSSGDGAYLGSDDLSRPSDPGYFREIATAVDRLGYSAVLIPTGVACEESFILAANLAAFTEKLKFLVAVRPGIASPAYYARLASTLDRVSNGRLLLNIVAGGSAQELAGDGVFLPHDERYAHADEFFQVFNQLLETGKSQLDGKYIKAYNAQLGFPPVQEPRPPLYFGGSSDAAIEFSAGLVDKYLTWGETPDQVGDKIAKVRKAAADKGRKVTFGIRLHFIVRETDEDAWAAADRLISKLSDETIAAAQEGFAKNSDSVGQARMLALHGGRRDKLEVAPNLWAGIGLVRSGAGTALVGSPKTVATRLREYQDLGIDTVIASGYPHLEEAYRVSELLFPEIGLGPPRNQIRSTFGEHQVFGGGGHGGNLRVVAGS from the coding sequence ATGCCCACGACAGACAACCCTCTCGATTTCCTTTGGTTCATTCCTTCCTCGGGGGACGGCGCCTATCTCGGATCCGATGACCTGAGCCGACCCTCCGATCCGGGCTATTTTCGTGAGATCGCGACGGCTGTGGACCGCCTCGGCTATTCCGCCGTGCTCATCCCGACGGGGGTCGCGTGCGAGGAATCCTTCATTCTTGCCGCCAATCTCGCGGCCTTCACCGAGAAGCTGAAGTTCCTGGTGGCGGTCCGCCCAGGTATCGCTTCGCCCGCCTATTACGCGCGACTGGCCTCGACGCTCGACCGCGTCTCGAACGGGCGTCTTCTGCTCAACATCGTTGCGGGCGGAAGTGCGCAGGAGCTCGCCGGCGACGGCGTCTTCCTGCCCCATGACGAGCGTTATGCGCATGCCGACGAGTTTTTCCAGGTCTTCAACCAGCTCCTTGAGACCGGCAAGAGCCAGCTCGATGGCAAATATATCAAGGCGTATAACGCACAGCTCGGGTTCCCGCCGGTTCAGGAGCCGCGCCCGCCGCTCTATTTCGGCGGATCGTCCGATGCAGCGATCGAGTTTTCGGCAGGCCTGGTCGACAAGTACCTGACCTGGGGCGAGACGCCCGATCAGGTCGGCGACAAAATCGCCAAGGTCCGCAAGGCCGCGGCCGACAAAGGCCGTAAGGTGACCTTCGGTATCCGCCTGCACTTCATTGTGCGCGAGACCGATGAGGACGCCTGGGCCGCCGCCGACCGGCTGATTTCCAAGCTCTCTGACGAGACGATCGCCGCCGCGCAAGAGGGATTTGCGAAGAATTCCGATTCCGTCGGACAGGCGCGCATGCTGGCCCTTCACGGCGGCCGGCGCGACAAACTCGAGGTGGCGCCGAACCTCTGGGCCGGCATCGGGCTCGTTCGTTCAGGTGCGGGGACCGCGCTCGTCGGTTCGCCGAAGACGGTCGCCACGCGTCTGAGGGAGTATCAGGATCTCGGCATCGATACGGTCATCGCCTCCGGCTACCCGCATCTTGAGGAAGCCTATCGCGTCTCGGAATTGCTCTTCCCGGAGATCGGCCTCGGCCCCCCGCGCAACCAGATCCGTTCGACCTTTGGCGAGCACCAGGTGTTCGGCGGCGGCGGTCACGGCGGCAATTTGAGGGTTGTGGCGGGTTCTTAA